The following proteins come from a genomic window of Ilumatobacter coccineus YM16-304:
- a CDS encoding twin-arginine translocation signal domain-containing protein yields the protein MQQPPESPSDGRTRIGRRTFLTGAAAAGLLAACSGDDDAESPADGAGSELAPDTFILVQRFPNTVLVPGEVRLPHSLTRDAAFVNDGPDELGAYVADIDGNQISDRMVAPRFDVSPSSYYVWRPTIDEPGIYSLVVDGGPATGASFQVFDPSEVAVPLPGQLLAGFDTPTVGEPAGVDPICTRDPMCPFHSVTLTEALNVDRAVAYLVGTPAFCQTGTCAPALEALIEVEPEFGDDFVFVHAEVFTDLTAQDYTEAVLASGLSFEPALFITDRAGEIVDRLDAIWSADELRERLALANA from the coding sequence ATGCAGCAACCTCCCGAATCACCGTCCGACGGCCGCACGCGGATCGGCCGCCGAACCTTCCTGACGGGTGCCGCCGCGGCCGGACTGCTGGCCGCATGCTCGGGCGACGACGACGCCGAGTCCCCGGCCGACGGAGCGGGCAGCGAGCTCGCTCCCGACACGTTCATCCTCGTGCAGCGCTTCCCGAACACGGTGCTGGTACCCGGGGAGGTCCGCCTCCCCCACAGCCTCACGCGCGACGCGGCGTTCGTCAACGACGGACCCGACGAACTCGGCGCGTACGTCGCCGACATCGACGGCAACCAGATCAGCGACCGGATGGTCGCGCCTCGTTTCGACGTGTCGCCGTCGTCGTACTACGTCTGGCGTCCGACGATCGACGAGCCGGGCATCTACTCGCTGGTCGTCGACGGCGGCCCGGCCACCGGGGCGAGTTTCCAGGTGTTCGACCCTTCCGAGGTCGCCGTGCCGCTCCCCGGCCAACTGCTTGCAGGGTTCGACACGCCTACGGTCGGCGAACCCGCCGGCGTCGACCCGATCTGCACTCGTGATCCGATGTGCCCGTTCCACTCCGTCACGCTGACCGAGGCACTCAACGTCGATCGCGCCGTGGCCTACCTCGTCGGCACGCCGGCGTTCTGCCAGACCGGCACCTGCGCTCCGGCCCTCGAAGCGCTCATCGAGGTCGAGCCGGAGTTCGGCGACGACTTCGTGTTCGTCCACGCCGAGGTGTTCACCGACCTCACCGCGCAGGACTACACGGAGGCCGTGCTGGCGAGTGGGCTCAGCTTCGAACCGGCGCTGTTCATCACGGACCGGGCCGGCGAGATCGTCGATCGACTCGACGCCATCTGGAGCGCCGACGAACTCCGCGAGCGCCTGGCCCTCGCCAACGCCTGA
- the erpA gene encoding iron-sulfur cluster insertion protein ErpA, which produces MEVTNMITLTDPAAAKVGELLAAEGAEELALRVAVRPGGCSGFSYEMFFDGDIAGDDTTAEYGDDGKVRVVVDPASAQLLEGATLDYKDGLDQSGFAITNPNASRTCGCGQSFS; this is translated from the coding sequence ATGGAGGTAACGAACATGATCACGCTCACCGATCCCGCAGCTGCCAAGGTCGGCGAACTTCTCGCCGCAGAAGGCGCTGAAGAACTCGCGCTCCGCGTCGCCGTTCGTCCCGGCGGCTGTTCTGGATTCTCCTACGAGATGTTCTTCGACGGCGACATCGCCGGTGACGACACCACGGCCGAATACGGCGACGACGGCAAGGTTCGCGTCGTGGTCGACCCGGCTTCGGCGCAGCTGCTCGAAGGCGCGACGCTCGACTACAAAGACGGCCTCGACCAGTCGGGCTTCGCCATCACGAACCCCAACGCCAGCCGCACGTGCGGCTGCGGCCAGTCGTTCTCCTGA
- a CDS encoding helix-turn-helix transcriptional regulator, with protein sequence METLVPLDVLKALGDNTRYAIYLELARSSRPLATSDIAATLGLHANTVRPHLERMRDVGLLEVHVGGRGDVGRPQHRYAIAESAPLLGLEPPTTPVLAKMVLSMAKRLQASSDDAAAVGDEEGRRRARPYAEAPSTLEALVSDLDKLGFDPVVADAHPATQSATHADGPDDDGSAVIAFANCPFAELAREHPELVCGLHRGLIEGFVDEMGDATTRDFATLTSRTPCRVTVSAR encoded by the coding sequence GTGGAAACGCTGGTGCCTCTCGACGTGCTCAAAGCACTCGGCGACAACACCCGCTACGCGATCTACCTCGAGCTCGCCCGTTCGAGTCGGCCACTCGCCACGAGCGACATCGCCGCCACCCTCGGCCTGCATGCCAACACGGTGCGCCCGCACCTCGAGCGCATGCGCGATGTGGGGTTGCTCGAGGTGCATGTCGGAGGGCGAGGTGATGTGGGTCGTCCGCAGCACCGTTACGCCATCGCCGAGTCGGCCCCGCTGCTCGGCCTCGAACCGCCGACCACGCCGGTCCTCGCCAAGATGGTGCTGTCGATGGCCAAGCGGCTCCAGGCCAGCAGCGACGACGCGGCAGCGGTCGGCGACGAGGAAGGCCGCCGTCGAGCGCGTCCGTACGCCGAGGCGCCGTCCACGCTCGAAGCACTCGTGTCCGATCTCGACAAGCTCGGCTTCGACCCGGTGGTCGCCGATGCGCACCCCGCCACACAGTCCGCCACACACGCAGATGGCCCCGACGACGACGGATCCGCGGTCATCGCGTTCGCGAACTGTCCGTTCGCGGAGCTGGCCCGGGAACATCCCGAGCTCGTCTGTGGTTTACACAGAGGGCTCATCGAAGGATTCGTCGACGAGATGGGCGACGCCACCACCCGTGACTTCGCCACCCTCACCAGCCGCACACCTTGCCGAGTGACCGTCTCGGCACGGTAA
- a CDS encoding Mrp/NBP35 family ATP-binding protein: MVSDATSTGQARRPAPPTPEEVRGVLESVIDPELGADIVSLGMVPSVEVADDGVVTVEIKLTISGCPMRADIQKEVKDRVELHPGVSKVAITWGEMNAEERSEVMTKARWNARENAPDTMVPSTCNVLAIASGKGGVGKSSVTVNLAAALAGLGHTVGVLDADIWGFSVPRLLGIDERMEAERVDGHDKPLIIPNERRVGDGLLKVVSTGFLVGEDTALMWRGLMLTKAVEQFLRDVQWGELDYLLIDMPPGTGDVQMGLARMLPKTDLLVVTTPALAAQKVAQRAADMAKRSFLKVVGVIENMSAFTDSAGVEHALFGSGGGEALAASIGAPLLGQIPIEPSVSAGGDAGDPVSIAGVGPAADVFRSIAEHISTELAPVVDPDQVDMAGCTARLFETVDAAFAELDAKA; this comes from the coding sequence ATGGTCAGCGACGCCACCTCCACCGGACAGGCGAGGCGCCCAGCGCCGCCCACGCCCGAGGAGGTGCGCGGCGTGCTCGAATCGGTCATCGACCCCGAACTCGGTGCCGACATCGTGTCGCTCGGCATGGTGCCCTCGGTCGAGGTCGCCGACGACGGCGTCGTCACGGTCGAGATCAAGCTCACCATCTCCGGCTGCCCGATGCGCGCCGACATCCAGAAGGAAGTCAAAGATCGCGTCGAGTTGCACCCCGGCGTCAGCAAGGTCGCGATCACCTGGGGCGAGATGAACGCCGAGGAGCGCAGCGAGGTCATGACCAAAGCCCGCTGGAACGCCCGCGAGAACGCTCCGGACACGATGGTGCCGTCCACCTGCAACGTGCTCGCCATCGCTTCGGGCAAGGGCGGCGTCGGCAAGAGTTCGGTCACCGTCAACCTCGCCGCCGCACTCGCCGGTCTCGGCCACACGGTCGGCGTGCTCGACGCCGACATCTGGGGTTTCTCGGTCCCGCGGCTCCTCGGCATCGACGAGCGCATGGAGGCCGAACGCGTCGACGGCCACGACAAGCCGCTGATCATCCCGAACGAACGGCGCGTCGGCGACGGGCTGCTGAAGGTCGTGTCGACGGGATTCCTCGTCGGCGAAGACACGGCGCTCATGTGGCGCGGGCTCATGCTCACCAAGGCGGTCGAGCAGTTCCTGCGTGACGTGCAGTGGGGCGAGCTCGACTACCTCCTCATCGACATGCCGCCCGGAACCGGCGACGTGCAGATGGGCCTCGCCCGCATGTTGCCCAAGACCGACCTGCTGGTCGTCACCACGCCGGCCCTCGCCGCGCAGAAGGTCGCCCAGCGCGCTGCCGACATGGCCAAGCGCAGCTTCCTGAAGGTCGTCGGGGTCATCGAGAACATGAGCGCGTTCACCGACTCCGCCGGAGTCGAACACGCATTGTTCGGATCCGGTGGAGGCGAGGCGCTCGCCGCGTCGATCGGCGCTCCATTGCTGGGCCAGATCCCGATCGAGCCATCGGTCTCGGCGGGTGGCGACGCGGGCGACCCGGTGTCGATCGCCGGAGTCGGGCCGGCCGCCGACGTGTTCCGCTCGATCGCCGAGCACATCTCGACCGAGCTCGCGCCGGTCGTCGACCCCGATCAGGTCGACATGGCCGGGTGCACCGCGCGGCTGTTCGAAACGGTCGACGCGGCGTTCGCCGAACTCGACGCGAAGGCCTGA
- a CDS encoding NUDIX hydrolase has protein sequence MADDFDPRTVPVRPAATVMMVRDRDGHDGIEVFMLRRTGRATFGAGMYVFPGGRVDDVDGAAAIEPFCRGLDDANASAQMRLEAGGLAYWVASIRECFEEAGILLATKRDGSELVLNADDRHAVHDGTLSMAELCRRDDLVLELSTTQYVDHWITPMGENRRFDTRFFVTEAPAGQEGVHDDKETVDSLWVSPADALSMMEAGELQMMPPTVANLTWLAQHASAADAVAAGEALTDISPVLPKLKRDENGKFIGISRPGDDDYLTLDVDDPELAKYPELQA, from the coding sequence ATGGCTGACGATTTCGACCCGCGCACCGTTCCCGTTCGACCAGCCGCAACGGTGATGATGGTTCGTGACCGCGATGGTCACGACGGCATCGAGGTGTTCATGCTGCGCCGCACCGGTCGGGCGACCTTCGGCGCAGGCATGTACGTGTTTCCCGGTGGGCGCGTCGATGACGTCGACGGCGCTGCCGCGATCGAACCGTTCTGCCGCGGCCTGGACGATGCCAACGCGTCGGCACAGATGCGACTCGAAGCGGGTGGCCTCGCCTACTGGGTCGCGTCGATCCGCGAGTGTTTCGAGGAAGCGGGCATCCTCCTCGCCACCAAGCGCGACGGTTCGGAACTCGTGCTGAACGCCGACGACCGCCACGCCGTGCACGACGGCACGCTCTCGATGGCCGAACTCTGCCGACGCGACGACCTGGTGCTCGAACTCTCGACCACGCAGTACGTCGACCACTGGATCACGCCGATGGGGGAGAACAGGCGGTTCGACACACGCTTCTTCGTGACCGAGGCACCGGCCGGCCAGGAGGGCGTACACGACGACAAGGAGACCGTCGACAGCCTGTGGGTCAGCCCCGCCGATGCGTTGTCGATGATGGAAGCCGGTGAGCTGCAGATGATGCCGCCGACCGTTGCCAACCTCACCTGGCTTGCTCAGCACGCGTCGGCCGCCGACGCCGTTGCCGCGGGTGAAGCGCTGACCGACATCTCGCCGGTGCTGCCGAAGTTGAAGCGCGACGAGAACGGCAAGTTCATCGGCATCTCCCGACCAGGCGACGACGACTACCTCACCCTCGACGTCGACGACCCCGAGTTGGCGAAGTACCCCGAACTCCAGGCCTGA
- a CDS encoding cytochrome c biogenesis CcdA family protein, with protein sequence MSLWFVAGMLAAVNPCGFILLPTYLMYFLGLQGSDEKLTQRETLRRALKVSGALSLGFMAVFIVAAGLANYFTSWLTENAKYATGFFGVALLVLGAAMLFGYKLPFMNPQRLQGEKDQTVKSMFIYGVAYAVASLGCTIGFFISAVFATSRSGGVLTGLRNGVAYGVGMAVLVGGLTVALAFANTGLVSFIRKGLQYMDRIAAAFVLLSGVYLLWYFYWVDLKEEGDAITDWVQYRQSDVNTYLSDHKWGVTVVLFALLGATIAYVYTKSATVLASAVAVGVVAGGLLSHDWVATGIIGLAVAVAGALGLMQDQRDVGAEPDDIDPPPEAPPEGYEHFTPDTSNAN encoded by the coding sequence ATGAGTCTCTGGTTCGTCGCGGGCATGCTCGCGGCCGTCAACCCCTGCGGGTTCATCCTCCTGCCGACGTACCTGATGTACTTCCTCGGGCTGCAAGGCTCCGACGAGAAGCTCACGCAGCGCGAAACACTGCGTCGGGCGCTCAAGGTGTCGGGCGCGCTCAGCCTCGGTTTCATGGCGGTCTTCATCGTCGCCGCCGGCCTCGCCAACTACTTCACGAGCTGGCTCACCGAGAACGCCAAGTACGCCACCGGCTTCTTCGGCGTCGCGCTGCTGGTGCTCGGTGCCGCGATGCTCTTCGGCTACAAGCTCCCGTTCATGAACCCGCAGCGGCTGCAGGGTGAGAAGGACCAGACGGTCAAGTCGATGTTCATCTACGGCGTCGCCTACGCCGTGGCGTCGCTCGGTTGCACGATCGGATTCTTCATCTCGGCGGTCTTCGCCACCAGCCGTTCGGGTGGTGTGCTCACCGGCCTCCGAAACGGCGTCGCCTACGGCGTCGGCATGGCGGTGCTGGTCGGCGGTCTGACCGTGGCGCTGGCGTTCGCCAACACCGGCCTGGTGTCGTTCATCCGCAAGGGCCTGCAGTACATGGATCGCATCGCCGCAGCCTTCGTGCTGCTGTCGGGTGTGTACCTCCTCTGGTACTTCTACTGGGTCGACCTCAAAGAGGAAGGTGACGCCATCACCGACTGGGTCCAGTACCGCCAGAGCGACGTCAACACCTACCTCAGCGATCACAAGTGGGGCGTCACCGTCGTGCTGTTCGCGCTGCTCGGCGCCACGATCGCCTACGTCTACACGAAGAGCGCAACCGTGCTCGCGTCTGCGGTCGCCGTCGGGGTCGTGGCCGGCGGGCTGTTGTCGCACGACTGGGTGGCCACCGGCATCATCGGCCTCGCCGTCGCGGTCGCCGGTGCGCTCGGCTTGATGCAGGATCAGCGCGACGTCGGCGCCGAACCCGATGACATCGACCCACCGCCCGAGGCTCCACCCGAGGGATACGAGCACTTCACGCCCGACACCTCGAACGCGAACTGA
- a CDS encoding TlpA family protein disulfide reductase, which translates to MKIRPRLLAASLAIAVVVSLVGGYLVSRSNDTDAGTDAVLDEPGEVPEPVPSLATIPDLSGDRLPVVDVYDADGQAISTASLLGQPMVVNFWYSTCVPCAKELADFADVHAEVGDEVRFVGLNPSDAPPVMERFAGERGVEYELLGTSFEDVLAEFDIAFFPYTLFVAADGTIVEQTGVLDADGLRSKVDDLLEYDT; encoded by the coding sequence GTGAAGATCCGACCACGTCTCCTCGCGGCATCGCTGGCGATCGCCGTCGTGGTGAGCCTCGTCGGTGGGTACCTCGTGTCGAGGTCGAACGACACCGACGCCGGTACCGACGCCGTGCTCGACGAGCCCGGCGAAGTGCCCGAACCCGTGCCGTCACTCGCCACGATCCCCGACCTCTCCGGCGATCGCCTGCCGGTCGTCGACGTGTACGACGCCGACGGACAGGCCATCTCGACCGCCTCGCTGCTCGGACAGCCGATGGTCGTCAACTTCTGGTACAGCACCTGCGTGCCGTGTGCGAAAGAACTCGCCGACTTCGCCGACGTGCACGCCGAGGTCGGCGACGAGGTCCGATTCGTCGGCCTCAACCCATCCGATGCACCCCCGGTGATGGAGCGGTTCGCCGGTGAACGCGGCGTCGAGTACGAACTTCTCGGCACGTCGTTCGAAGACGTGCTGGCCGAGTTCGACATCGCCTTCTTCCCCTACACGCTGTTCGTCGCCGCCGACGGAACCATCGTGGAACAGACCGGCGTCCTCGACGCCGACGGCCTTCGCTCGAAGGTCGACGACCTCTTGGAGTACGACACATGA
- a CDS encoding WhiB family transcriptional regulator encodes MTTALRSKPTARDWAPNDSSTHLPNPNSDIEDTDMTITFTVPSDRIDPSIDPLAPDSPTEVAEPPGFEQDLDDSLAARAPVARCADGNGTMAGLFFSDHVVDIARAKAMCALCPLAIDCLNGALEREEPWGVWGGELISGGRIVANKRPCGRPPKTPRPEVVYDEMGPVGLDLTA; translated from the coding sequence ATGACCACTGCACTCCGCTCCAAGCCCACCGCTCGTGACTGGGCACCGAACGACTCATCCACCCATCTTCCGAACCCGAACTCCGACATCGAGGACACCGACATGACCATCACCTTCACCGTGCCGAGCGACAGGATCGACCCGTCGATCGACCCGCTCGCGCCCGACAGTCCCACCGAGGTCGCCGAACCGCCTGGTTTCGAACAGGACCTCGACGACTCGCTCGCCGCGCGCGCTCCGGTCGCTCGCTGTGCCGACGGCAACGGCACGATGGCCGGACTCTTCTTCTCCGACCACGTCGTCGACATCGCCCGCGCCAAGGCCATGTGCGCCCTGTGCCCACTCGCCATCGACTGCCTCAACGGGGCACTCGAGCGCGAGGAGCCGTGGGGCGTGTGGGGCGGAGAGCTCATCTCCGGTGGGCGCATCGTCGCCAACAAGCGCCCGTGCGGCCGCCCGCCGAAGACCCCTCGCCCCGAGGTGGTCTACGACGAGATGGGCCCGGTCGGCCTCGACCTCACCGCCTGA
- a CDS encoding WhiB family transcriptional regulator, whose protein sequence is MDLTIALTDTRMTTSATGRSAAVLDAPDTLDETPFEMSDLDTSYPRCSDGNGTLSHLFFSDDDYELARAKSICSACGLKDDCLNDAIERSEPYGVWGGKLVLDGVPVEFKRKRGRPRKNPLPVLVVDEVPAPPHRVA, encoded by the coding sequence ATGGACCTCACCATCGCCCTCACCGACACCCGCATGACGACCAGTGCGACCGGCCGTTCCGCTGCCGTGCTCGACGCTCCCGACACGCTCGACGAGACACCGTTCGAGATGTCGGATCTCGACACGAGCTACCCCCGCTGCTCCGACGGCAATGGGACCCTGTCGCACCTCTTCTTCTCCGACGACGACTACGAACTCGCTCGCGCCAAGTCGATCTGCTCGGCGTGCGGGCTCAAGGACGACTGCTTGAACGACGCGATCGAACGCTCCGAGCCCTACGGCGTGTGGGGCGGCAAGCTCGTCCTCGACGGCGTGCCGGTGGAGTTCAAGCGCAAGCGCGGCCGCCCGCGCAAGAACCCGTTGCCCGTGCTGGTGGTCGACGAAGTCCCCGCACCGCCGCACCGAGTCGCGTGA
- a CDS encoding glycosyltransferase, producing the protein MATRAVIGFDIAGVGHDPAELVIFAIGWALGWLLLWHARPLPHRPPTTSRTPVAVVIPARNEAHALPHLLRPLVAQRRAGDEIIVVDDDSDDGTARVARAFDVDVISAPPLPDGWLGKPNACSAGARHATADTLVFLDADVQPSATLLDDLAAAVDEEPDSLVSMQPWHRMHTVGEQPSLLCNVTALMGSGAFTPLGSRAAATVAFGPVIAVSRAAYESAGGHADPTVRAMHTEDIGLARAVGRSRLFVGRPEGTTFRMYPAGFRELVSGWSRSIATGARFTPWWIGLATAAWVWSLAGGWIAAPLVYPLSAAQVWVLGRRAGTTHPVAALFYPLLVVVFVAIFVRSAVMVVFRRDVGWKGRRVSARTD; encoded by the coding sequence ATGGCGACTCGAGCGGTGATCGGGTTCGACATCGCCGGGGTCGGCCACGACCCGGCCGAGCTGGTGATCTTCGCCATCGGGTGGGCGCTCGGCTGGCTGCTGCTCTGGCACGCTCGTCCGCTGCCGCACCGCCCGCCGACCACCAGCCGGACCCCGGTGGCGGTCGTCATCCCCGCCCGCAATGAAGCGCACGCCCTCCCCCACCTGCTCCGGCCGTTGGTCGCGCAGCGACGTGCGGGCGACGAGATCATCGTGGTCGACGACGACTCCGACGACGGGACGGCCCGCGTGGCCCGAGCGTTCGACGTCGACGTGATCAGCGCTCCGCCGCTTCCCGACGGCTGGTTGGGCAAGCCGAACGCCTGCTCGGCCGGGGCTCGTCACGCAACGGCCGACACGCTCGTGTTCCTCGACGCCGACGTACAACCGTCCGCGACGTTGCTCGACGACCTCGCCGCCGCCGTCGACGAGGAGCCCGACTCGCTCGTGTCGATGCAGCCGTGGCATCGGATGCACACCGTCGGCGAGCAGCCGAGTCTGCTGTGCAACGTCACGGCATTGATGGGGAGCGGAGCGTTCACCCCGTTGGGTTCTCGAGCGGCGGCGACCGTGGCGTTCGGGCCGGTGATCGCCGTGAGCAGAGCGGCGTACGAATCCGCCGGCGGACACGCCGACCCGACGGTGCGCGCCATGCACACCGAAGACATCGGGCTCGCACGAGCGGTCGGGCGTTCACGCCTCTTCGTGGGCCGACCGGAGGGCACGACGTTTCGCATGTATCCGGCCGGGTTCCGCGAGCTCGTCAGCGGCTGGAGCCGCAGCATCGCCACGGGCGCGCGGTTCACACCGTGGTGGATCGGCCTCGCAACCGCCGCCTGGGTCTGGTCGTTGGCCGGCGGCTGGATCGCCGCGCCGCTCGTGTACCCGCTGAGCGCCGCCCAGGTCTGGGTGCTCGGACGTCGCGCCGGAACCACACATCCGGTCGCGGCGCTGTTCTATCCGCTCCTCGTGGTGGTGTTCGTGGCGATCTTCGTACGGAGTGCCGTGATGGTCGTGTTTCGTCGCGATGTCGGCTGGAAGGGTCGACGGGTCAGCGCACGAACCGACTGA
- a CDS encoding copper resistance CopC family protein, protein MLVIAAVTAAASSLALAAPAAAHDDIASSVPADRSVIDAPISSAEIDFGEVIGDSVELFLTYDPGDGSTVDVGGETTKTGDTTARVDFPELTVEGTYFLRYLAPVPSDGHVMVGAISFTWGAPTAIDEGNDDVRFSSPRSRERIDEPITFAELEFDFDIDDDIQLDLVYDRGDGENFDELGGTTTKTGPSGARLDFDLLEDEGTYFIRYTGTATASGGEVRGATSFTYGDPSSSDSGFPVLPFALAAALILGAGAWFSLRRANTADDEIDDDDTHADDDELTPA, encoded by the coding sequence ATGCTCGTGATCGCCGCCGTCACCGCCGCTGCGTCGTCGCTCGCGCTCGCTGCGCCCGCTGCCGCGCACGACGACATCGCGAGCTCGGTGCCGGCCGACCGATCGGTGATCGACGCACCGATCTCGAGCGCCGAGATCGACTTCGGTGAGGTCATCGGCGACAGCGTCGAGCTGTTCCTCACCTACGACCCCGGTGACGGTTCGACGGTCGACGTCGGCGGCGAAACGACCAAGACGGGCGACACGACCGCCCGAGTCGACTTCCCCGAACTCACCGTCGAGGGCACGTATTTTCTCCGTTACCTCGCGCCCGTGCCGTCCGACGGCCACGTGATGGTCGGTGCCATCTCGTTCACGTGGGGTGCCCCGACGGCGATCGACGAAGGCAACGACGACGTCCGCTTCTCGTCGCCGCGTTCTCGTGAACGCATCGACGAGCCGATCACGTTCGCCGAACTCGAGTTCGACTTCGACATCGACGACGACATCCAACTCGACCTGGTGTACGACCGCGGTGACGGCGAGAACTTCGACGAGTTGGGTGGCACGACCACCAAGACCGGGCCGAGCGGGGCACGCCTCGACTTCGACCTGCTCGAAGACGAGGGGACGTACTTCATCCGCTACACCGGCACGGCCACGGCCAGCGGTGGCGAAGTGCGCGGCGCCACGTCGTTCACCTACGGCGATCCGTCGTCGAGCGATTCGGGGTTCCCGGTGCTTCCCTTCGCCCTCGCCGCTGCGCTGATCCTGGGCGCCGGGGCCTGGTTCTCACTGCGCCGTGCGAACACCGCCGACGACGAAATCGACGACGACGACACGCACGCCGACGACGACGAACTCACCCCTGCCTGA
- a CDS encoding NAD(P)H-quinone oxidoreductase — MRAVVLHEHGGPEVLTIENVDEPTPGPDQILVDVAYTALNRADTLQRMGGYADPRNPAVEIPGLEYAGTVAAIGADVTEWKIGDRVMGIESGGCYAEKVVTHARQALPIPSNIDTADAAAIPEVFLTAWDALVVQGGLTSGRWALVHAGASGVGTAGIQIAKAIGARIAVTCSAGKADACRELGADLVLERSPADWLGALKAEVPQGVDVILDVVGGDEADRNFRAVAMDGSIIQVGLMGGGSAPVNMGLLLMKRITWTGTTLRARPLERKLSLCQRFISEIIPLVESGALVPVIDSRYALDDIADAHRHMEANRNVGKILVSVA; from the coding sequence ATGCGAGCTGTGGTACTGCACGAACACGGAGGACCCGAGGTCCTCACGATCGAGAACGTCGACGAACCGACTCCCGGTCCCGACCAGATCCTGGTCGACGTCGCCTACACGGCGCTGAACCGCGCCGACACGCTGCAGCGCATGGGCGGCTACGCCGATCCGCGCAACCCGGCGGTCGAGATCCCCGGACTCGAGTACGCGGGCACCGTCGCCGCGATCGGCGCCGACGTCACCGAGTGGAAGATCGGCGACCGGGTGATGGGCATCGAGTCCGGCGGCTGTTACGCCGAGAAGGTCGTGACGCACGCCCGTCAGGCATTGCCGATCCCGTCCAACATCGACACGGCCGATGCCGCGGCCATCCCGGAAGTGTTCCTCACCGCCTGGGACGCACTCGTCGTCCAGGGCGGACTCACGAGCGGTCGGTGGGCACTGGTCCACGCCGGTGCCTCGGGCGTCGGCACGGCGGGCATCCAGATCGCCAAGGCGATCGGCGCGCGGATCGCCGTCACCTGCTCGGCGGGCAAGGCCGACGCGTGTCGCGAACTCGGCGCCGACCTCGTCCTCGAACGCAGCCCGGCCGACTGGCTCGGCGCACTCAAGGCCGAGGTTCCGCAGGGGGTCGACGTGATCCTCGACGTGGTGGGTGGTGACGAAGCCGACCGCAACTTCCGCGCCGTGGCGATGGACGGCAGCATCATCCAGGTGGGGCTCATGGGCGGCGGCTCAGCGCCGGTCAACATGGGGTTGCTGCTGATGAAGCGCATCACCTGGACCGGAACCACCCTGCGCGCCCGGCCGCTCGAGCGCAAGCTGTCGCTGTGCCAGCGCTTCATCAGTGAGATCATCCCGCTCGTCGAATCCGGGGCGCTCGTTCCGGTGATCGACTCGCGCTACGCCCTCGACGACATCGCCGACGCGCATCGCCACATGGAGGCCAACCGCAACGTCGGCAAGATCCTGGTGAGCGTCGCCTGA
- the orn gene encoding oligoribonuclease, translating into MLVWMDLEMTGLDHTSDVIVEIATLITDDDLNIVAEGPDLVVQAPEAAMAAMDPFVVDMHTRSGLLTQIKESEITLEEAGAATLAFIKEHVPEPRSVPLCGNSIGTDRRFLAAYLPEIEEYLHYRSIDVSSVKELVKRWYPTVADSRPHGHGSHRALDDIRESVRELVYYREHVFVPADADQAASSAETASSDEPA; encoded by the coding sequence ATGCTCGTGTGGATGGACCTCGAAATGACCGGACTCGATCACACGTCGGATGTGATCGTCGAGATCGCCACGTTGATCACCGACGACGATCTCAACATCGTGGCCGAAGGGCCCGACCTGGTCGTGCAGGCTCCCGAAGCCGCGATGGCTGCGATGGACCCGTTCGTGGTCGACATGCACACCCGCTCCGGTCTGCTCACGCAGATCAAGGAGTCGGAGATCACGCTCGAAGAAGCGGGAGCGGCGACGCTCGCGTTCATCAAGGAGCACGTTCCCGAACCGCGCAGCGTGCCGCTGTGCGGCAACTCGATCGGAACCGACCGCCGGTTCCTCGCTGCGTATCTCCCCGAGATCGAGGAGTACCTGCACTACCGGTCGATCGACGTGTCGAGCGTGAAAGAACTCGTGAAGCGTTGGTACCCGACCGTCGCCGATTCGCGTCCGCACGGCCACGGTTCACATCGTGCGCTCGACGACATCCGCGAATCCGTGCGCGAGCTGGTCTACTACCGCGAGCACGTCTTCGTCCCCGCCGACGCCGATCAAGCCGCCTCGTCCGCCGAAACCGCATCGTCCGACGAACCTGCCTGA